In Halarcobacter mediterraneus, the following proteins share a genomic window:
- a CDS encoding SDR family NAD(P)-dependent oxidoreductase: MGVKIKNILITGCSSGLGLALTNLYLEKGFKVYGISRTKPNIENKNFIFKEFDLSKLNEIKLGLKDFIKNDIKSIDTVFLNAGMLGEIKEVTKLATQEIKEVLDLNLFTNKELLDILASIKVSTIIGISSGAAIKGSKGWASYSLSKASLNMLLNLYAKEMLDTKLLAIAPGVIETPMTDYIRFDIDDEIFTSAKTLKNGPIQKSFEAANKLFETLKRKDEFESGSFIDVRKI; the protein is encoded by the coding sequence ATGGGAGTTAAAATAAAAAATATCTTAATAACAGGTTGTAGTTCTGGTTTAGGTTTAGCATTAACAAATCTATACTTAGAAAAAGGCTTTAAAGTTTATGGGATAAGTAGAACAAAACCTAATATTGAAAATAAAAATTTTATATTTAAAGAGTTTGATTTATCAAAGTTAAATGAAATAAAACTAGGATTAAAAGACTTTATTAAAAATGATATAAAAAGTATAGATACAGTATTTTTAAATGCAGGAATGTTAGGAGAAATCAAAGAAGTTACAAAACTAGCTACACAAGAAATAAAAGAAGTTCTTGATTTAAACCTATTTACAAATAAAGAACTTCTTGATATTTTAGCAAGTATAAAAGTTTCAACTATCATAGGTATATCATCAGGTGCTGCAATAAAAGGCTCTAAAGGCTGGGCTTCTTATTCATTATCAAAAGCCTCTTTAAATATGTTACTAAATCTTTATGCAAAGGAAATGTTAGACACAAAACTATTAGCAATTGCTCCTGGTGTAATTGAAACACCTATGACTGACTATATAAGATTTGATATTGATGATGAAATTTTCACTTCTGCAAAAACTTTAAAAAATGGACCAATTCAAAAATCTTTTGAAGCAGCTAATAAGTTATTTGAAACCTTAAAAAGAAAAGATGAATTTGAAAGTGGAAGTTTTATTGATGTAAGAAAAATCTGA
- a CDS encoding ZIP family metal transporter, whose protein sequence is MLIKVIIFSFLAGITVFIGGVFSYYFEKTIHNRKIKITTIRFLTAFATGIMLAAVSFVLVPKGMHELSAISSISIFLLGALIFYFLDDYIHKNSKNIPQVIAMLLDFIPESIALGALFVYDYKVGILLAIFIAFQNLPESFGSYIELRASAFSKKKSLIILFLFSFIGVFFSLLGYFFLKDSPVLTSSLMLFAAGGILYLIFEDIAPSMKLKNSRFIAFGVNLGFIVGMLAEVLIS, encoded by the coding sequence ATGCTTATTAAAGTAATTATCTTTTCTTTTTTAGCTGGAATAACAGTTTTTATAGGAGGAGTTTTTTCTTATTATTTTGAAAAAACAATTCATAATCGGAAAATAAAAATAACCACTATTCGATTTTTAACTGCTTTTGCTACTGGTATTATGCTTGCAGCTGTATCTTTTGTATTAGTACCAAAAGGTATGCATGAATTATCAGCTATTTCAAGCATTTCTATTTTTTTATTAGGTGCACTTATTTTTTATTTTCTAGATGATTATATTCATAAGAATAGTAAAAATATCCCTCAAGTCATTGCAATGCTTTTAGATTTTATACCTGAATCCATAGCTTTAGGAGCACTTTTTGTATATGATTATAAAGTAGGAATTTTATTAGCTATTTTTATTGCTTTTCAAAACCTTCCTGAATCTTTTGGCTCATATATTGAATTAAGAGCTTCTGCTTTTTCTAAGAAAAAGTCTTTAATTATTTTATTTCTATTTAGTTTTATAGGAGTGTTTTTCTCTTTGTTAGGATATTTCTTTTTAAAAGATAGTCCAGTTTTAACATCTTCTTTAATGCTTTTTGCAGCTGGAGGAATTTTATATTTAATTTTTGAAGATATTGCTCCTTCAATGAAGTTAAAGAATAGTAGATTTATTGCTTTTGGTGTTAATTTAGGTTTTATAGTAGGAATGTTAGCAGAAGTATTAATTTCTTAA
- a CDS encoding CynX/NimT family MFS transporter, with product MKINSQLILVFIGLVFVSFNLRAPITSVGPILDLIQNEYSLNSSMLGFITTLPLLTFAIFSPFVAKINHKFGHGLTMFFGLLLIILGELIRSYTNIYGLFLGTTLIGIGIAIGNVLIPSVIKHKFKKNMGSVLSIYITSLCVFAAIGSGLSIPLTNIFTWNTSLAIWVLLAIISLIIWLPQLKKSEKYNNTDDLSIENDMQSKSIWKSPLAWWVTLYMGTQSLLFYTLITWLPSILVFKGFDNHFAGMMLLFFQLVSLPITLYVPILANKIKEQKLIATIISLNYLLGMIILLFATSTFFIIISMIFLGIGMGGAISLGIGFISLRTPHSKKAAELSGMSQSAGYLLAAVGPILIGFIYDMTNSWIFSLWVLILLIFLLIIFGIKAGKDEVTHH from the coding sequence ATGAAAATAAATTCACAATTGATTCTAGTCTTTATAGGATTAGTTTTTGTCTCTTTTAATTTAAGAGCTCCAATTACTTCTGTTGGTCCTATTTTAGATTTAATACAAAATGAATATAGCTTAAATAGTAGTATGCTAGGTTTTATTACAACGCTTCCATTATTAACCTTTGCAATTTTTTCTCCTTTTGTTGCGAAAATTAATCATAAATTTGGACATGGTTTAACTATGTTTTTTGGACTTCTTTTGATTATTTTAGGAGAATTAATCCGTTCATACACAAATATTTATGGGCTTTTTTTAGGAACAACTTTGATAGGAATTGGTATAGCTATTGGAAATGTATTAATTCCTAGTGTAATAAAACATAAATTCAAAAAAAATATGGGAAGTGTACTAAGTATTTATATTACTTCTTTATGCGTTTTTGCGGCAATTGGTTCAGGATTGAGTATTCCTTTAACAAATATTTTTACTTGGAATACCTCTTTAGCTATTTGGGTTCTTTTAGCAATTATTTCTTTGATTATCTGGTTGCCACAATTAAAAAAGAGTGAAAAGTATAATAATACAGATGATTTAAGTATAGAAAATGATATGCAAAGTAAATCTATTTGGAAATCACCACTTGCTTGGTGGGTTACTTTGTATATGGGGACGCAATCTTTGTTATTTTATACTTTAATTACTTGGCTTCCTTCAATTTTGGTTTTTAAAGGTTTTGATAATCATTTTGCTGGGATGATGTTATTATTTTTCCAATTAGTAAGTTTACCAATCACTCTTTATGTACCGATTTTAGCCAATAAAATTAAAGAGCAGAAGTTAATTGCAACAATAATTTCTTTAAATTATTTACTTGGAATGATTATTCTTTTATTTGCAACATCAACTTTTTTTATTATTATTTCAATGATATTCTTAGGAATTGGAATGGGTGGAGCAATTAGTCTTGGAATAGGGTTTATAAGTTTACGAACTCCCCATTCAAAAAAGGCGGCAGAACTTTCAGGAATGTCCCAATCAGCAGGTTATCTTTTAGCAGCAGTTGGTCCTATTTTAATAGGTTTTATTTATGATATGACCAATTCTTGGATATTTTCACTTTGGGTATTGATTCTTTTAATATTTTTATTAATAATTTTTGGAATAAAAGCTGGAAAAGATGAAGTTACTCATCATTAA
- a CDS encoding CNNM domain-containing protein: protein MELLIILFIAVIGISFLCSVLESVILSTNFSYISVLEQNNPIAGKLLKNLKTDIDSSIASILILNTIANTLGATAIGVQAQNVFNGDKTLVMFVSIVLTFAILFFAEIIPKTIGAVYWKQLAPFAARAIRFFVLLTYPIIKTTQFVTKKIKGNDNSDSISREELIHTTLLSEEEGVIGDLESDIIENTLTLNEIKIKDILTPRSVMYSVNKNTIIKDVLEDKRTYKFSRVPVYDESIDNIVGVVLTKKLFKQAIRDTNATMESIMKPLFALNENIPVGKALNKFIQKKEHMFLVLDNYDQTEGLITLEDCIETLLGLEIMDELDTTADMRRLALNKMKAKRKERASKEA from the coding sequence ATGGAACTTTTAATAATCCTCTTTATTGCCGTTATTGGTATCTCGTTTTTATGTTCAGTTTTAGAATCAGTGATTCTATCAACAAACTTTTCTTATATTTCTGTTTTAGAACAAAATAACCCTATTGCAGGGAAACTTTTAAAAAATCTAAAAACAGATATAGATAGTTCTATTGCCTCAATTTTAATACTTAATACTATTGCAAATACTTTAGGGGCAACTGCAATTGGTGTTCAAGCACAAAATGTATTTAATGGAGATAAAACTCTAGTTATGTTTGTATCTATTGTACTTACATTTGCAATTTTATTCTTTGCAGAAATTATTCCTAAAACTATAGGTGCAGTATATTGGAAACAATTAGCGCCTTTCGCTGCAAGAGCTATTAGATTTTTTGTTTTACTTACATATCCGATAATTAAAACAACTCAATTTGTTACAAAAAAAATAAAAGGCAATGATAATAGTGACTCTATATCAAGAGAAGAGTTAATACATACAACACTTCTTAGTGAAGAAGAAGGTGTAATTGGTGACTTAGAGTCTGATATTATTGAAAATACATTAACTTTAAATGAGATTAAAATAAAAGACATTTTAACTCCAAGATCAGTAATGTATTCAGTAAATAAAAATACAATAATAAAAGATGTGCTAGAAGATAAAAGAACATATAAGTTTTCAAGAGTTCCTGTTTATGACGAATCAATTGATAATATTGTAGGTGTTGTTCTTACAAAAAAACTTTTTAAGCAAGCTATTAGAGATACAAATGCAACTATGGAATCAATAATGAAACCATTATTTGCTTTAAATGAAAATATACCTGTAGGAAAAGCTTTAAATAAATTTATTCAGAAAAAAGAACATATGTTTTTAGTATTAGATAACTATGATCAAACTGAGGGATTAATTACATTAGAAGATTGTATTGAAACATTATTAGGTTTAGAAATAATGGATGAACTTGATACAACTGCTGATATGAGAAGACTTGCTTTAAATAAAATGAAAGCTAAAAGAAAAGAAAGAGCTTCTAAAGAAGCTTGA
- a CDS encoding MerR family transcriptional regulator → MALLDNAKDVLPLSSIAELLTAKVRTLKMYEDKGLLPHKKSSKKLYSISDVKMIAFVHYLASVKKINANGIKYIIEMLESNMDEKNRTDFLNLIEQKLEKLSGVDVTDVEVI, encoded by the coding sequence TTGGCTTTACTTGATAATGCTAAAGATGTTTTACCTTTAAGTAGTATTGCAGAATTATTAACTGCAAAGGTAAGAACTTTAAAAATGTATGAAGATAAAGGTCTTCTTCCTCATAAGAAGTCTTCTAAAAAGTTATATTCTATAAGTGATGTAAAGATGATAGCTTTTGTTCACTATTTAGCAAGTGTTAAAAAAATCAATGCAAATGGAATAAAGTATATTATCGAGATGCTTGAAAGTAATATGGATGAAAAAAATAGAACAGATTTTCTTAACTTAATAGAACAAAAACTAGAAAAACTTTCAGGTGTAGATGTAACAGATGTAGAAGTAATTTAA
- a CDS encoding putative bifunctional diguanylate cyclase/phosphodiesterase, whose translation MKSKTFKNYIFSSKIILAIIIFLLCYGFSTYLHTSLIKKEAIDHSETISKQVFSSMYQIMKKGWSREDLNLFTKSLEDNFENSNYEINIYRANKVKALFGDIEEKHKDKTLVSILNQDINSFESFEKNIVRKILPLTASNECLQCHTNAKVGDVLGAVEVKQDLNSIFFESKYQFSIFFLIIIPIFLISVFISSRYTTKKVTKKLELFKEKVEDINSISDFKEFDSKDIDLYFKEFNEIIKNVDSMAKKLKNVAVDKELLEFEIKLLDKFIITSDVVKDWREYISDLLVQINTIMETYTLMTIFRVDDDQFEVDIFWLGNPKEGIKEVFEEYIHGMIKSSEYFEGMTDFTIKHIIANRGLSIENLKKEDVEYRSKSLFLDSPKIGGIVGIGLQSVLSTDPIRYIVVDSILTTMANLVGSVKAINKYTEDLEYYAARDPLTDLFNQRVFNDMMMYEIKRANRHNYSFALMVIDCDNFKPINDNFGHAFGDRFLQTIADILEEEKRDEDIPARYGGDEFTVILPECDVNGAIVVANRIAQRIAKEKLTAPDGTNVGITISIGISVYPDHTHSQKELFIIADHMMYKAKEEGKNSIKTPTKEDISNVLKENHEKSALLISALENDQIYPYFQPIQTLADESNNLVIHELLMRIKHNNKIVSAFEFIEIAEARGVINKMDLMVIEKAFKKIKETDYKGILFINLSPKSLIVNNFIKQINFLVTEYEINRERIVFEITERETVKNFSLLEKFVNNLKLEGYKFAIDDFGSGFSSFHYIKKFPIDYLKIDGDFIININKDEKDKAFVNSITTLAQELNIKTIAEFVEDEEIVKTLKQLNVDYCQGYHIGRPTDNFVTSK comes from the coding sequence ATGAAAAGCAAAACATTCAAAAACTATATTTTTTCTAGTAAAATTATTTTAGCAATAATAATTTTTCTTCTCTGCTATGGTTTTAGTACTTATCTTCATACTTCTTTAATAAAAAAAGAAGCAATAGATCACTCAGAAACAATTTCAAAACAAGTATTCTCTTCAATGTATCAAATTATGAAAAAAGGTTGGAGTAGAGAAGATTTAAATCTCTTTACAAAATCCTTAGAAGATAATTTTGAAAACAGTAATTATGAAATTAACATTTATAGAGCTAATAAAGTTAAAGCTCTTTTTGGAGATATAGAAGAAAAACATAAAGATAAAACTTTGGTATCTATATTAAACCAAGATATAAACTCTTTTGAAAGCTTTGAAAAGAATATAGTAAGAAAGATACTACCCCTAACAGCATCGAATGAATGTTTACAATGTCATACAAATGCAAAAGTAGGTGATGTATTAGGAGCTGTAGAAGTAAAACAAGATTTAAATTCTATCTTCTTTGAATCTAAATACCAATTTTCAATTTTCTTTTTAATTATTATTCCAATATTTTTAATTTCTGTATTTATTTCATCAAGATATACAACAAAAAAAGTAACTAAAAAACTAGAACTATTTAAAGAAAAAGTTGAAGATATTAATTCTATTAGTGACTTTAAAGAGTTTGATTCAAAAGATATTGACTTATACTTCAAAGAATTTAATGAAATTATAAAAAATGTAGACTCAATGGCTAAAAAACTTAAAAATGTTGCTGTTGATAAAGAACTTCTTGAATTTGAAATAAAACTCTTAGATAAATTTATCATTACCTCTGATGTAGTTAAAGATTGGAGAGAATATATTAGTGATTTATTAGTTCAAATAAACACTATTATGGAAACTTATACTTTAATGACTATTTTTAGAGTTGATGATGACCAATTTGAAGTAGATATTTTTTGGCTAGGAAACCCAAAAGAAGGTATAAAAGAAGTATTTGAAGAATATATTCATGGAATGATAAAATCTTCAGAATACTTTGAAGGAATGACTGACTTTACAATTAAACACATAATTGCAAATAGAGGATTAAGTATTGAAAACTTAAAAAAAGAAGATGTTGAATACAGATCCAAATCATTATTTCTGGATTCTCCAAAAATTGGAGGAATTGTAGGAATAGGTTTACAATCAGTACTTTCGACAGATCCGATAAGATATATAGTTGTTGATTCAATTTTAACAACTATGGCAAACCTTGTTGGTTCTGTAAAAGCAATAAACAAATACACAGAAGATTTAGAATATTATGCAGCAAGAGATCCTTTAACAGATCTTTTTAATCAAAGAGTTTTCAATGATATGATGATGTATGAAATAAAAAGAGCAAATAGGCACAACTATTCTTTTGCACTAATGGTTATTGATTGTGATAACTTTAAACCTATAAATGACAACTTTGGTCATGCTTTTGGAGATAGATTCTTACAAACAATTGCTGATATTCTAGAAGAAGAAAAAAGAGATGAAGATATACCTGCAAGATATGGTGGAGATGAATTTACAGTAATTCTTCCAGAATGTGATGTAAATGGTGCAATTGTTGTAGCAAATAGAATTGCCCAAAGAATTGCAAAAGAAAAATTAACAGCTCCTGATGGAACCAATGTAGGAATAACTATTTCAATTGGTATTTCAGTTTATCCCGACCATACTCATTCTCAAAAAGAGTTGTTTATTATTGCTGATCATATGATGTATAAAGCTAAAGAAGAAGGTAAAAATTCAATTAAAACTCCAACAAAAGAAGATATATCTAATGTTCTAAAAGAAAATCATGAAAAATCAGCTCTGCTAATATCAGCACTAGAAAATGATCAAATATATCCATATTTTCAACCAATTCAAACACTTGCAGATGAGTCTAATAATTTAGTAATTCATGAATTACTAATGAGAATTAAACATAATAATAAGATTGTTTCCGCTTTTGAATTTATTGAAATTGCAGAAGCAAGAGGAGTTATTAATAAAATGGATTTAATGGTTATAGAAAAAGCCTTTAAAAAAATAAAAGAAACAGATTATAAAGGTATTTTATTTATTAATCTCTCTCCAAAATCATTAATTGTAAATAACTTTATAAAACAAATAAATTTTCTTGTTACTGAATATGAAATAAATAGAGAAAGAATTGTTTTTGAAATAACAGAAAGAGAAACAGTAAAAAACTTTTCTTTACTTGAGAAATTTGTAAATAATTTGAAATTAGAAGGATATAAATTTGCTATAGATGACTTTGGAAGTGGATTTTCATCATTTCATTATATTAAAAAATTTCCAATTGATTATTTAAAAATAGATGGAGATTTTATTATAAATATAAATAAAGATGAAAAAGATAAAGCTTTTGTAAACAGCATAACAACTTTAGCGCAGGAATTAAATATAAAAACAATAGCTGAATTTGTAGAAGATGAAGAAATTGTAAAGACTTTAAAACAATTAAATGTTGATTATTGTCAAGGGTATCATATAGGAAGACCTACAGATAATTTTGTAACTTCAAAATAG
- a CDS encoding L,D-transpeptidase family protein codes for MKTKILFLFLIILLSHSIEVFASFDLKTKDTLNIQKYYSSFKKEIIWFEKNKELKDIAFKLIYEIKNNKTLEPFINKLFEIERIEKLLEKKNYLSKKEISLIDILLTQSYEKYMNYLSKGYINWQDFLSYLKNLEKNKQIKAKWLKYQANKNNVTLLKKAFKENNIRIAINQVDFSLHYAKKLEKKIEKLQNLLNDGGYTKVPQKKEFLKRGDFSPEIKYLRQRLYESKDLNTFSCEKIEENCLEYFDNKLYKAVIQFQKRYGLIQDGIVGNQTFEKLNMPIEKKIKKIRINLERMRWLPRNLGNTYILINIPEYKLKVFQENKLALKMNVIVGKQNSPTPIFSHRMSKITINPYWKIPQTIVKDEIIPKLVRDSSYLIKENIRVHENWEPNSAEFNSLNINWIDYLNNDLIGTPKKAPMRFIQEPGGTNPLGKIKFMFPNQYSVYLHDTPDKNYFKLNNRMLSHGCVRIEKPFELFEKISLLDNNISQLDKDIFEEKKETSFILSNKIPVHFIYLTTWVDEKDKLQFRKDIYEYDKIQEKILFKSTFM; via the coding sequence ATGAAAACAAAAATTCTTTTTCTTTTTTTAATTATTTTATTGAGCCACTCTATTGAAGTTTTTGCATCATTTGATTTAAAAACAAAAGATACTCTTAATATTCAAAAATATTACTCGTCTTTTAAAAAAGAGATAATTTGGTTTGAAAAAAATAAAGAATTAAAAGATATTGCATTTAAACTAATATATGAAATCAAAAATAATAAAACATTAGAACCTTTTATAAATAAGTTATTTGAAATTGAAAGAATAGAAAAGCTTCTAGAAAAAAAGAATTATTTATCAAAAAAAGAAATTAGCTTAATTGATATTCTTTTAACACAAAGCTACGAAAAATATATGAATTATTTATCAAAAGGTTATATAAATTGGCAGGATTTTTTATCATACTTAAAGAATTTAGAGAAAAATAAACAAATCAAAGCAAAATGGTTAAAATATCAAGCAAATAAAAATAATGTGACTCTTTTAAAAAAAGCTTTTAAAGAAAATAATATAAGAATTGCCATTAATCAAGTTGATTTTAGTTTACACTATGCTAAAAAACTAGAAAAAAAAATAGAAAAACTTCAAAATTTGCTAAATGACGGCGGGTATACAAAAGTTCCACAAAAAAAAGAGTTTCTTAAAAGAGGAGATTTTAGTCCTGAAATTAAATATTTAAGACAAAGACTTTATGAAAGCAAAGATTTAAATACTTTTTCATGTGAAAAAATAGAAGAAAATTGTCTTGAGTATTTTGATAATAAATTATATAAAGCAGTAATTCAATTTCAAAAAAGATATGGTCTTATTCAAGATGGTATTGTAGGAAATCAGACATTTGAGAAACTAAATATGCCAATAGAAAAAAAAATAAAAAAAATAAGAATAAATCTAGAAAGAATGAGATGGCTTCCTAGAAATTTAGGAAATACTTATATTTTAATAAATATTCCAGAATATAAATTAAAAGTTTTTCAAGAAAATAAATTAGCATTAAAAATGAATGTAATAGTAGGTAAACAAAACTCCCCTACTCCAATTTTTAGCCATAGAATGTCAAAAATCACAATAAATCCTTATTGGAAAATACCACAAACAATTGTAAAAGATGAAATTATTCCCAAATTAGTAAGAGATTCAAGTTATTTAATAAAAGAGAATATTAGAGTTCATGAAAATTGGGAGCCAAACTCTGCTGAATTTAACTCCTTAAATATTAATTGGATAGATTATTTAAATAATGATTTAATAGGAACACCAAAAAAAGCACCAATGAGATTTATTCAAGAACCAGGAGGAACAAACCCTTTAGGAAAAATTAAATTTATGTTCCCCAATCAATATTCTGTTTATTTACATGATACACCAGATAAAAACTATTTTAAATTAAATAATAGAATGCTCTCTCATGGCTGTGTAAGGATTGAAAAGCCTTTTGAACTATTTGAAAAGATTTCACTATTAGATAATAATATAAGTCAATTAGATAAAGATATATTTGAAGAAAAAAAAGAAACTAGTTTTATATTATCAAATAAAATACCTGTTCACTTTATATATTTAACAACTTGGGTTGATGAAAAAGATAAGTTACAATTTAGAAAAGATATTTATGAATATGATAAGATACAAGAAAAAATCTTATTTAAATCCACTTTCATGTAG